Proteins encoded by one window of Tunturibacter psychrotolerans:
- a CDS encoding SpoIIE family protein phosphatase produces MSSPIKPSATPPTGPEAPEPEHPYEGDYRPPTPQLFHPHAADPKIRVEPLQVAFLHKLADALNTTLDLNTLMHRVADLVRAVIDYKIFAILLINERSQDLRMRFQIGHSSEIERLRIKLGRGVSGQAALQRKSLLVEDVTTQENYIDANPAVRSELAVPLVVKNKVIGVLDLQSETIGYFTMEHQRLLELVASRMAIAIENARLYTRVSRQAQTLAVLNDISREITSILDPDDLLERIGQLLKRVIDFHMFTILLWNDRTQLFEHRFSSRFGERVTRERTIALGEGLIGTAAQLREPILASDVRKDPRYVEANPEVRSELAIPLVYKGEVIGVLDLEHTRVNYYNEDHQRTLSTLASQVAISIANARLYQRIHEEEQRMERDLDMARQVQLRLMPSRPPKLQRAEIASEFVAARSIGGDVFDYLDYGAGRIAIAVGDVSGKAAPAALYAALVSGILRSLAPQHLSPAAMLTALNDQLQERKLDSQYVTMLMAVWDDSNQTLQIANAGSVQPLFVAANSDITKPPSVRTIQAEGFPLGLFPNAEYEEFTLSTRPGDLIVFFSDGIVDAVNATNEMFGDERLTQLLESQHHPTAQFTVNAILQAVNDFQSGTAHFDDETIVVLRATE; encoded by the coding sequence ATGTCTTCCCCGATCAAACCGAGCGCGACTCCACCCACCGGCCCCGAAGCGCCCGAGCCCGAGCACCCTTACGAGGGAGACTACCGCCCTCCCACCCCGCAACTCTTTCACCCCCACGCCGCCGACCCAAAAATTCGCGTCGAACCCCTTCAGGTCGCATTCCTCCACAAACTCGCCGACGCCCTCAACACCACTCTCGACCTCAACACCCTCATGCACCGGGTCGCCGACCTCGTCCGCGCCGTCATCGACTACAAAATCTTCGCGATCCTGCTCATCAATGAGCGCTCACAAGATCTCCGCATGCGCTTCCAGATCGGCCATTCCAGCGAGATCGAGCGCCTCCGCATCAAGCTCGGCCGCGGAGTCTCCGGTCAAGCCGCTCTCCAACGCAAATCTCTCCTCGTCGAAGACGTCACCACGCAGGAGAACTACATCGACGCGAATCCCGCAGTCCGCTCCGAACTCGCCGTTCCGCTCGTAGTCAAGAACAAGGTCATCGGCGTCCTCGATCTGCAGTCTGAAACCATCGGTTACTTCACGATGGAGCATCAGCGCCTCCTCGAGCTGGTCGCCTCGCGCATGGCCATCGCCATCGAGAACGCTCGCCTTTACACCCGCGTCTCGCGCCAGGCGCAAACCCTCGCCGTCCTTAACGACATCTCCCGCGAGATCACCAGCATCCTCGATCCCGACGACCTTCTTGAGCGCATCGGCCAGCTCCTCAAGCGCGTCATCGACTTCCACATGTTCACCATTCTCCTGTGGAACGATCGCACCCAGCTCTTCGAGCACCGCTTCTCCTCCCGCTTCGGCGAGCGCGTCACCCGAGAACGCACCATCGCTCTCGGCGAAGGCCTCATCGGTACCGCCGCCCAACTACGCGAACCCATCCTCGCATCCGACGTCCGCAAAGACCCACGTTACGTCGAAGCCAACCCAGAGGTACGCTCCGAACTGGCCATCCCCCTCGTCTACAAGGGCGAAGTCATCGGCGTCCTCGACCTCGAGCACACTCGCGTCAACTACTACAACGAGGACCACCAGCGAACCCTCTCCACTCTCGCCTCGCAGGTCGCCATCAGCATTGCCAACGCCCGCCTCTACCAGCGCATCCACGAAGAGGAGCAGCGCATGGAGCGTGACCTCGACATGGCGCGCCAGGTTCAGCTCCGTCTCATGCCCTCTCGGCCTCCCAAACTTCAGCGAGCCGAGATCGCCTCCGAGTTCGTGGCGGCCCGCTCCATCGGAGGCGATGTCTTCGACTATCTCGACTACGGCGCCGGACGCATCGCCATCGCCGTAGGAGACGTCAGCGGCAAGGCTGCGCCTGCGGCTCTCTACGCGGCGCTGGTCAGCGGCATACTACGTTCCCTCGCCCCCCAACACCTTTCACCCGCGGCGATGCTTACCGCCCTCAACGACCAACTCCAGGAGCGCAAGCTCGACTCCCAGTACGTCACTATGCTCATGGCAGTCTGGGACGACAGCAACCAAACCCTTCAGATCGCCAACGCCGGCTCCGTCCAGCCTCTCTTCGTGGCGGCCAATTCAGACATCACAAAACCCCCAAGCGTCCGCACCATCCAGGCTGAAGGCTTCCCCCTGGGCCTCTTCCCCAACGCCGAATATGAGGAGTTTACCCTCTCCACCCGCCCTGGCGATCTCATCGTCTTCTTCTCCGACGGCATCGTAGATGCCGTCAACGCCACCAATGAGATGTTCGGCGACGAACGCCTCACTCAACTCCTCGAATCGCAGCATCACCCGACTGCGCAGTTCACAGTGAACGCCATACTCCAGGCCGTCAACGATTTTCAATCCGGAACGGCCCACTTCGACGACGAGACCATCGTGGTCCTGCGCGCCACCGAGTAA
- the deoC gene encoding deoxyribose-phosphate aldolase, translated as MNTLSITDPHPHGPEHFDAEAFAAHTLSSPQNLAAVLDHTLLKPEATRTQVLQLCNEAAEHRFACAMINPTWVSLAAAALQGTGIPVGVVIGFPLGATLSASKHEETAHMLRHGAHDIDMVLNIGLLKSGQTADYEAIRQEIHGVVELAHAAGAIVKVILETCLLSFEEKLRASELALSAGADFLKTSTGFSTGGATADDIGLLRGIAGTRAGVKASGGIRSLADAKTMLRAGASRIGASASVKIVNELAGHTIEPTTSAPGY; from the coding sequence TTGAATACGCTGTCCATCACCGATCCGCACCCCCACGGCCCAGAGCACTTCGACGCCGAAGCCTTCGCCGCACACACCCTCTCTTCCCCGCAAAACCTCGCCGCCGTCCTCGACCACACCCTCCTCAAGCCCGAGGCCACCCGCACCCAGGTTCTTCAGCTCTGCAACGAGGCCGCCGAACACCGCTTCGCCTGCGCCATGATCAACCCCACCTGGGTCTCGCTCGCCGCCGCAGCACTTCAGGGCACCGGCATCCCCGTCGGCGTCGTCATCGGGTTCCCCCTCGGCGCCACTCTCTCCGCCTCCAAACACGAAGAGACCGCCCACATGCTCCGCCACGGCGCACACGACATCGACATGGTTCTCAACATCGGCCTCCTCAAGTCCGGCCAGACCGCCGACTACGAGGCCATCCGTCAGGAAATTCACGGCGTCGTCGAGCTTGCCCACGCAGCCGGAGCCATCGTCAAGGTCATCCTCGAAACCTGCCTCCTCAGCTTCGAAGAAAAACTCCGCGCCTCAGAGCTCGCACTCTCCGCCGGAGCCGACTTCCTCAAAACCAGCACCGGCTTCTCCACCGGGGGCGCTACTGCCGACGACATCGGCCTGCTTCGCGGCATAGCCGGCACTCGCGCCGGGGTCAAAGCCTCTGGCGGCATACGCTCACTCGCCGACGCCAAGACCATGCTCAGAGCCGGAGCCTCCCGAATAGGAGCCAGCGCCAGTGTCAAAATCGTCAACGAACTAGCCGGCCACACGATCGAACCAACCACTTCCGCGCCCGGCTACTGA
- a CDS encoding YceI family protein → MAQQPPATAVHKDVETPALPAPGTYKIDSRHSFAYFSAWHHLVGRVRGRFDQISGTITVSPDPAACSVDVTIDVATISTQVSQRDEDLRSDAYFDVKKFLTMTYQGRGIHRVSADLWRMDGSLTMHGVTKVVPLTFKYSGAFADTKPNQPARVAFHGTAATKRAEFDMGARDNSAEVGDLTAPDVDIEIDVEADAKPTTP, encoded by the coding sequence ATGGCGCAACAGCCTCCTGCCACAGCTGTCCACAAGGACGTCGAAACTCCGGCGCTTCCAGCTCCGGGGACCTACAAGATAGATTCGCGTCACAGTTTTGCTTATTTTAGCGCCTGGCACCATCTGGTGGGACGTGTGCGCGGCCGTTTCGACCAAATTTCGGGGACCATCACCGTATCGCCGGATCCAGCCGCTTGCAGTGTAGACGTCACGATCGATGTCGCTACGATCAGCACGCAGGTCAGCCAACGCGATGAAGATCTTCGCAGTGACGCATATTTTGATGTGAAGAAGTTTTTGACAATGACCTATCAAGGGCGGGGCATTCATCGTGTCTCGGCAGATCTCTGGCGGATGGACGGCTCGCTGACCATGCATGGCGTTACCAAAGTAGTGCCGCTCACCTTCAAATATAGCGGGGCCTTCGCCGATACAAAACCGAACCAGCCAGCAAGGGTCGCGTTCCATGGAACTGCAGCCACGAAGCGTGCTGAATTCGACATGGGGGCGCGCGATAATTCCGCAGAAGTGGGCGATTTAACGGCACCCGATGTCGATATCGAGATTGACGTTGAAGCAGACGCAAAACCCACTACTCCCTAA
- a CDS encoding ATP-binding response regulator has protein sequence MSRVLIIDSQTPVSREIGELLTAADLPFEYAAGHIDALHQLRARAFSVIVTSADSAIEEALALLQEMRVIRPNLKCIVLAPHSTPNEIIAALRARVFGCFTPPFDADEIACVARNAATGDQSNEDIEVLSARPGWIALRVNCRLATADRLMTFARQFAAQLPETARQDIMLALREILVNAMEHGAKFNPDQVVEVNAIRTARTMTFRVRDPGAGFRKEDITHAVHSNSSDDPTAHIVRRNQQGMRAGGYGLLLAAGTVDELIYNELGNEVILIKYLDPPAQSP, from the coding sequence ATGAGCAGAGTTCTTATCATCGACAGTCAAACCCCTGTCAGCCGCGAGATCGGTGAACTCCTCACCGCCGCCGATCTCCCGTTCGAGTATGCCGCCGGGCATATCGATGCCCTCCACCAACTCCGCGCCCGCGCATTCAGTGTCATCGTCACCAGCGCCGACAGCGCCATCGAAGAAGCCCTCGCCCTCCTCCAGGAGATGCGCGTCATTCGGCCCAATCTCAAGTGCATCGTTCTCGCTCCTCACAGCACACCGAACGAGATCATCGCCGCTCTTCGCGCACGCGTCTTCGGATGCTTCACTCCTCCCTTCGACGCGGACGAGATCGCCTGCGTCGCGCGCAACGCAGCTACCGGCGACCAGTCGAACGAAGATATTGAAGTCCTCTCGGCACGCCCCGGCTGGATCGCCCTCCGAGTCAACTGCCGCCTCGCCACTGCCGACCGTCTCATGACCTTTGCCCGACAGTTTGCCGCGCAACTGCCCGAGACCGCACGCCAGGACATCATGCTGGCGCTCCGCGAGATCCTCGTCAACGCAATGGAGCACGGCGCCAAGTTCAATCCCGATCAGGTCGTCGAAGTGAACGCCATCCGCACTGCCCGCACCATGACCTTTCGGGTACGCGATCCAGGCGCCGGATTCCGCAAGGAAGACATCACCCATGCAGTCCACTCCAACTCCTCCGACGACCCCACGGCCCACATCGTACGACGTAACCAGCAAGGCATGCGCGCTGGAGGTTATGGCCTTCTGCTCGCCGCCGGCACCGTCGACGAGCTCATCTACAACGAACTGGGAAACGAAGTCATCCTCATCAAGTACCTCGACCCGCCCGCTCAAAGCCCATAG
- a CDS encoding LLM class flavin-dependent oxidoreductase, whose translation MKLRLSVLDQSPVPAGSSPAQALENSIELARLVDGLGFRRFWMSEHHAMDTLACTAPEVMLARIGAETKTIRIGSGGIMLPHYTSLKVAECFRMLHALYPDRVDLGIGRAPGGGPIEALALKRDRKTRMLDDFPDQVSELLAFLGHHFPEGHPFAGIRVSPEMPGGPDVWMLGSSMWSSAAAVEFGLPYSFAHFFSPVHTRAAIETYRRSFTKSIYRSKAEATVAVGVICAETQEEAEFLSSSVRLLQRRIRQGDRRPVASPDDAVRELRLLGDMPMEEGEWPRYFVGTPAKVRGELEKMAEELGIGELIVNTIVWDHAKRLRSYELLAEEFNLNAVPVAEGEAVFEGKR comes from the coding sequence ATGAAGCTTCGACTTTCGGTGCTGGATCAGAGTCCGGTTCCGGCGGGGAGTTCTCCGGCCCAGGCATTGGAGAACTCGATTGAGCTGGCGCGACTGGTGGATGGGCTGGGATTTCGCCGGTTCTGGATGTCGGAGCACCATGCGATGGATACGCTGGCGTGTACGGCTCCGGAGGTGATGCTGGCGCGGATTGGCGCGGAGACGAAGACGATACGAATTGGGTCGGGTGGAATTATGCTGCCGCACTATACGTCGCTGAAGGTGGCGGAGTGTTTTCGGATGCTGCATGCGCTTTATCCGGACAGGGTTGATTTGGGGATTGGGCGTGCGCCTGGGGGTGGCCCGATTGAGGCGCTCGCGTTGAAACGGGATCGGAAGACGAGGATGCTGGATGATTTTCCGGACCAGGTGAGCGAGCTGCTCGCGTTTCTTGGACATCACTTTCCGGAGGGACATCCGTTTGCGGGAATTCGGGTTTCGCCCGAGATGCCGGGTGGGCCCGATGTGTGGATGCTGGGGTCGAGTATGTGGAGCTCGGCGGCGGCGGTGGAGTTTGGGCTGCCTTATTCGTTTGCACATTTTTTCAGTCCGGTGCATACGCGGGCGGCGATTGAGACTTATCGACGGAGCTTTACGAAGAGTATCTATCGGAGTAAGGCTGAAGCTACGGTGGCGGTGGGTGTGATCTGTGCGGAGACGCAGGAGGAGGCGGAGTTTCTGTCTTCGAGCGTGCGGCTGCTGCAGCGGAGGATTCGGCAGGGGGATCGGAGGCCAGTGGCTTCGCCGGACGATGCAGTGAGGGAGTTGAGGTTGCTGGGTGATATGCCGATGGAAGAAGGGGAGTGGCCGCGGTACTTTGTGGGGACTCCGGCTAAGGTGCGTGGTGAGTTGGAGAAGATGGCGGAGGAGTTGGGGATTGGGGAGTTGATAGTGAATACGATCGTGTGGGATCACGCGAAGCGGCTGCGAAGCTATGAGCTGTTGGCGGAGGAGTTCAACCTGAATGCAGTTCCAGTTGCTGAAGGTGAAGCTGTCTTTGAAGGGAAGAGATAG
- a CDS encoding RidA family protein: protein MRFARLWILGSFVAGTLALAQNGAAARPDVQFKNSSDISSPAGYSHAVVVNSGKIVFLSGQVGLDKHGEMVGKDDFHAQVAQVFANLRSALSAAGATPSDLVKLNYYIVGLNHDKLVAIRDVRDQMINKEHPPASTLAGVQTLFREDALIEVEAVAVIP, encoded by the coding sequence ATGAGATTTGCCCGACTCTGGATTCTCGGTAGCTTTGTTGCAGGCACTTTAGCGTTGGCACAGAATGGGGCTGCTGCCAGACCTGACGTGCAATTCAAAAACTCGTCCGATATCAGCTCTCCTGCTGGTTACAGCCATGCTGTTGTGGTCAACAGCGGCAAGATAGTGTTTCTCTCCGGACAGGTGGGATTGGATAAACATGGAGAGATGGTTGGGAAGGACGACTTCCACGCGCAGGTTGCACAGGTGTTTGCAAATCTCCGGTCTGCGCTGTCGGCGGCTGGTGCGACACCTAGTGATCTCGTGAAATTGAACTACTACATTGTCGGTCTGAACCACGATAAGTTAGTTGCGATTCGTGATGTTCGCGATCAGATGATCAACAAGGAACATCCGCCGGCCAGCACACTTGCGGGCGTGCAAACTCTCTTTCGTGAAGATGCGTTGATTGAGGTTGAAGCGGTTGCGGTGATTCCGTAG
- the hpt gene encoding hypoxanthine phosphoribosyltransferase, translated as MSSSTPVFPPAAEMEILFSKQQIADRTREIGAQISADYKGQSIVLIGVLKGAAIFLADLARAIQVDNTFDFVAVSSYGRARVSSGAVKLIKDIDNPIEGKHVIIVEDILDTGLTLSYLRGLMLQHKPASLKIATCLDKPERRLVPIEADYIAFKIPNQFVIGYGMDYAERYRGVEDIRIFPAEVAGH; from the coding sequence ATGTCCTCCAGCACGCCCGTCTTCCCCCCCGCCGCAGAGATGGAGATTCTCTTCTCCAAACAACAGATCGCCGATCGCACCCGCGAAATTGGAGCCCAGATCTCCGCCGACTACAAAGGTCAATCCATCGTCCTAATCGGCGTTCTCAAAGGCGCAGCCATCTTCCTCGCCGATCTCGCGCGCGCCATCCAGGTCGACAACACCTTCGACTTCGTCGCCGTCTCCAGCTACGGCCGCGCCCGCGTCTCCTCCGGCGCCGTCAAGCTCATCAAGGACATCGACAACCCAATCGAAGGCAAGCACGTCATCATCGTCGAAGACATCCTCGACACCGGCCTCACACTTAGCTACCTCCGCGGCCTTATGCTCCAGCACAAACCCGCATCGCTCAAGATCGCAACTTGTCTCGACAAACCCGAGCGCCGCCTCGTCCCCATCGAAGCCGACTACATTGCCTTCAAGATCCCCAACCAATTCGTCATCGGCTACGGCATGGACTACGCCGAGCGCTACCGCGGCGTCGAAGACATCCGCATCTTCCCCGCTGAAGTCGCCGGTCACTAA
- a CDS encoding prolipoprotein diacylglyceryl transferase: protein MFPYIDIGPIHLGTFGLLLWLAAVAATVVLHKNFVRNGVDADALNVVAFVVIAGVLGAKAWHELQNPADLYAAFRQIIAPGWSRPFAVAMDFLHWFQAGFAWFGGMLAGIAMLMWQGSLAKPDGLSAGKAAVRMLDLATPAAAVGYGVGRIGCLTSGDGDYGINTTLPWGVHMAKNALVLPTPPDALVQPTPVYEFLFAMALAWLLWQLGKKARPLGWMTGLYLSLSGIARFLVEFVRVNPRLYWGMSNAQVAALGSVVVGLVVMVATRRGTVVVSPVVEMSS from the coding sequence ATGTTTCCCTATATCGATATTGGCCCGATTCACCTGGGTACGTTTGGGCTGTTGCTTTGGCTTGCGGCGGTGGCAGCGACGGTGGTGCTGCATAAGAATTTTGTTCGGAATGGCGTGGATGCCGATGCGCTGAATGTTGTCGCGTTTGTCGTGATCGCTGGTGTGCTGGGTGCGAAGGCGTGGCATGAGCTACAGAACCCGGCGGATTTGTATGCGGCGTTCCGGCAGATAATTGCTCCGGGATGGAGTCGGCCGTTTGCGGTGGCGATGGACTTTTTGCACTGGTTTCAGGCGGGATTTGCGTGGTTTGGTGGGATGCTGGCCGGGATCGCGATGCTAATGTGGCAGGGCAGTCTGGCGAAGCCGGATGGGCTGTCTGCGGGGAAGGCTGCGGTGCGGATGCTGGACCTGGCTACGCCGGCGGCTGCGGTTGGGTATGGCGTGGGGCGGATTGGATGTTTGACCTCTGGCGATGGGGATTACGGGATTAACACGACGCTGCCTTGGGGAGTGCACATGGCGAAGAATGCGTTGGTGCTGCCTACTCCGCCGGATGCTCTGGTGCAGCCTACGCCGGTGTATGAGTTTTTGTTTGCGATGGCGCTGGCGTGGCTGCTTTGGCAGCTGGGCAAAAAAGCGAGGCCACTTGGCTGGATGACTGGGCTGTATCTTTCGCTGAGTGGGATTGCGCGTTTTCTGGTTGAGTTTGTGCGGGTGAATCCGCGGCTCTATTGGGGTATGAGCAATGCGCAGGTTGCGGCGCTGGGGTCGGTGGTGGTGGGGTTGGTTGTAATGGTGGCTACGCGGCGTGGGACTGTGGTGGTTTCGCCGGTGGTGGAGATGAGTTCGTAA
- the aqpZ gene encoding aquaporin Z — protein sequence MDLSKRATAEFFGTFWLVFGGCGSAVLAAAFPNLGIGFVGVALAFGLTVLTMAFAIGHVSGCHLNPAVSIGLVTARRFPISELPAYIVAQVVGAVAGAGVLYLIASGKPGFSLAAGFASNGYADHSPGGYSLIACFVAEVVLTAFFLLVILGSTDERAPKGFAPIAIGLCLTLIHLISIPVTNTSVNPARSTGPAIFVGGWALSQLWLFWLAPILGAILGGLISTAFFAAPQPTLREEMSRDKP from the coding sequence ATGGATCTTTCAAAACGCGCAACAGCTGAGTTCTTCGGTACCTTCTGGCTCGTCTTCGGCGGTTGCGGTAGCGCCGTCCTCGCAGCAGCTTTCCCCAACCTTGGAATCGGCTTCGTCGGTGTCGCTTTAGCCTTCGGCCTCACCGTTCTCACCATGGCCTTCGCCATCGGCCACGTCTCCGGCTGCCATCTCAACCCCGCAGTCTCCATCGGTCTTGTCACCGCCCGGCGCTTCCCCATCTCCGAGCTCCCCGCCTACATCGTCGCTCAGGTCGTCGGAGCTGTCGCTGGCGCCGGTGTTCTCTACCTCATCGCCAGCGGCAAACCCGGCTTCTCCCTCGCCGCCGGATTCGCCTCCAACGGCTACGCCGACCACTCCCCCGGCGGTTATTCGCTCATCGCCTGCTTCGTCGCAGAGGTTGTCCTGACAGCCTTCTTCCTGCTCGTCATCCTCGGTTCCACCGACGAGCGCGCCCCCAAAGGATTCGCCCCCATCGCCATCGGTCTATGTCTTACGCTGATCCATCTCATTAGCATTCCCGTCACCAACACCTCGGTCAACCCAGCCCGCAGCACCGGGCCCGCGATCTTCGTCGGTGGCTGGGCACTCAGTCAACTCTGGCTCTTCTGGCTCGCTCCCATCCTCGGCGCGATTCTGGGCGGCCTTATCTCCACAGCCTTCTTCGCAGCCCCACAACCAACCCTCCGCGAAGAGATGTCCCGCGACAAACCATAA
- a CDS encoding M48 family peptidase: MQLFSSSATPSLFPAHELPPSPTLPLTPRHPRKPRAAKPKSTAPTSLIAVFEEQYRELRPRAPIPPLDIRFRRFTSLNTTIRLREGRLHVRLSDLLESAPDHVHHAIAHILLAKLYKKPIAPSHADRYRRHVSSEAISRQAEHIRQTRGRKRLSAPTGHHYDLNEVFESLNTRFFHGLLGRPTLTWSAHHARRMLGHYDAAHNTIVVSRVFDRLDTPRCAIEYLLYHEMLHLKHPVRVKAGRRCVHSREFQAEERLFPELEAAKAYLKRL; the protein is encoded by the coding sequence ATGCAGCTCTTCTCCTCGTCCGCAACGCCATCCCTCTTCCCCGCCCACGAGCTTCCCCCATCCCCCACGCTCCCGCTCACACCCCGCCACCCCAGAAAACCCCGCGCCGCAAAACCGAAGTCCACAGCCCCCACCTCCCTCATCGCCGTCTTCGAGGAGCAGTACCGCGAACTCCGCCCCCGCGCCCCCATTCCTCCACTCGACATCCGTTTCCGTCGCTTCACCTCCCTCAACACCACCATCCGCCTCCGCGAAGGTCGCCTGCACGTCCGCCTCTCAGATCTCCTCGAATCCGCCCCAGACCACGTCCACCACGCCATCGCCCACATCCTCCTCGCCAAGCTCTACAAGAAACCCATCGCCCCCTCCCACGCCGACCGCTACCGCCGCCACGTCTCCTCCGAAGCCATCTCCCGCCAGGCCGAGCACATCCGCCAGACCCGCGGCCGCAAGCGCCTCTCCGCCCCCACCGGCCACCACTACGACCTCAACGAAGTCTTCGAGTCACTCAACACCCGCTTCTTCCACGGTCTCCTCGGCCGCCCCACCCTCACCTGGTCTGCTCATCACGCCCGCCGAATGCTAGGTCACTACGACGCCGCACACAACACCATCGTCGTCAGCCGTGTCTTCGACCGCCTCGACACCCCCCGCTGCGCCATCGAGTATCTTCTCTACCACGAGATGCTGCACCTCAAGCACCCAGTCCGTGTCAAAGCCGGTCGCCGCTGCGTACACTCCCGCGAGTTCCAAGCCGAAGAACGTCTCTTCCCCGAACTCGAAGCCGCAAAAGCCTACCTCAAGCGTCTCTAA
- a CDS encoding tetratricopeptide repeat protein codes for MHDAESNNRARPTMLYLAVTAFPRYIFCALLLISGCIYAQLPAGAIDTTAPPKTAPQDPLRAEANQALDKQDYPTALKLLTALAEKSPTDAHLLYDLAFTQDALDQTTAAEATYRRAIATDPNFFDPHLALGLLLARSGRLTDAHAELLKATTVTTDNPALKARAFRALARIDQTANPATASDELLSAIKLTPETDDDILLSGELAEASGDNTAAELAYRRLLAVDPQNHDATAALTHLLLHQQRPDQAESLLTAALAKDPENATLNAQLASLYEQQGKTAQAIPLAAKLHAAHPDDANLTRLLARLYSRNQQYDQAAPLYASLLARSAQDPTLLDDSADVQIHLKNFAEAEALLKRAIAHPEAFPNQDDLAQAASHLAFAASANNDPTTTLQALAIRDKVQPQSPSSLFLAATAHDKLHHTKQATDLYKQFLSVANGQFPDEEWEARHRLVTLANTK; via the coding sequence ATGCACGACGCAGAGAGCAACAACCGAGCGCGCCCAACTATGCTCTATCTCGCTGTCACCGCCTTTCCGCGATATATATTTTGCGCGCTCCTGCTCATCTCCGGATGCATCTACGCCCAACTCCCCGCAGGCGCCATCGACACCACCGCTCCGCCGAAGACCGCACCACAAGATCCCCTTCGCGCCGAGGCTAACCAAGCCCTAGATAAGCAGGACTATCCCACCGCCCTCAAACTCCTGACCGCCCTCGCCGAAAAATCCCCCACCGACGCCCATCTCCTCTACGACCTCGCCTTCACTCAGGACGCGCTCGACCAGACCACCGCCGCCGAGGCCACCTACCGCCGCGCCATCGCCACCGACCCCAACTTTTTCGATCCCCACCTTGCCCTCGGCCTCCTCCTCGCCCGCAGCGGTCGCCTCACCGACGCCCACGCCGAACTCCTCAAAGCCACCACCGTCACCACCGACAACCCAGCCCTCAAAGCCCGCGCCTTCCGCGCCCTCGCCCGCATCGACCAGACCGCAAACCCCGCCACTGCCAGCGACGAACTCCTCTCCGCCATCAAGCTCACCCCCGAAACCGACGACGACATTCTCCTCTCCGGCGAGCTAGCCGAAGCCTCAGGCGACAACACCGCCGCCGAACTCGCCTACCGTCGCCTCCTCGCCGTCGACCCGCAAAATCACGACGCCACCGCCGCCCTCACCCACCTTCTCCTCCACCAGCAGCGACCCGACCAGGCCGAATCCCTCCTCACCGCCGCCCTCGCCAAAGATCCCGAAAACGCCACCCTCAACGCTCAGCTAGCCAGCCTCTACGAGCAGCAAGGAAAGACCGCCCAGGCCATCCCGCTCGCCGCGAAACTCCACGCCGCTCACCCGGACGACGCCAATCTCACCCGCCTCCTCGCCCGCCTCTACAGCCGCAACCAGCAATACGACCAGGCCGCCCCCCTCTACGCCTCGCTTTTGGCCAGATCCGCGCAGGATCCCACCCTCCTCGACGACAGCGCCGACGTCCAGATTCACCTCAAAAACTTCGCCGAAGCCGAAGCCCTCCTCAAGCGCGCCATCGCCCATCCCGAAGCCTTCCCGAACCAGGACGATCTGGCCCAGGCCGCCAGCCATCTCGCCTTCGCCGCCTCGGCTAACAACGATCCCACCACCACCTTGCAAGCACTCGCGATTCGTGATAAAGTGCAGCCACAGTCGCCGTCGTCCTTATTCCTTGCGGCTACTGCGCACGACAAACTGCACCACACCAAACAGGCGACCGACCTGTACAAACAGTTCCTCTCCGTGGCAAACGGCCAATTTCCGGATGAGGAGTGGGAGGCCCGCCACCGCCTCGTCACCCTCGCAAACACGAAGTAG